A section of the Diabrotica virgifera virgifera chromosome 8, PGI_DIABVI_V3a genome encodes:
- the LOC126889446 gene encoding bublin coiled-coil protein, translating into MGEEEITPNNIKENQSENMNGNINGQEENPPPEEMDTNGENDVNEDDLDEDNDDMSPEEFAALDHQLDALNSALDDIEQKNDNIHSQLLELLHANREIRTQLQQDKASTDNREDVNKTNEPKA; encoded by the exons ATGGGCGAGGAGGAAATCACACCAAATAATATCAAAGAAAATCAGAGTGAGAATATGAATGGGAATATAAATGGTCAAGAGGAAAATCCACCTCCAGAAGAAATGGATACAAATGGGGAAAATGATGTAAATGAAGATGATCTGGATGAAGACAATGATGACATGTCGCCTGAag agTTTGCTGCACTTGATCACCAGTTAGATGCCTTAAATTCTGCTTTAGATGACATAGAACAGAAAAATGATAATATACATTCGCAGTTACTAGAACTACTCCATGCTAACAGGGAAATCCGGACTCAATTACAGCAAGATAAAGCTAGCACAGATAACAGAGAAGACGTAAATAAAACAAATGAACCAAAAGCATGA